The Buttiauxella selenatireducens genome has a window encoding:
- a CDS encoding iron ABC transporter substrate-binding protein, whose protein sequence is MKFGVSSLCSIAVVTSSILLSSFASAADNNEGIVVYNAQHENLVQSWVDGFTKETGIKVTLRNGGDSELGNQLVQEGSASPADVFLTENSPAMVLVDNAKLFAPLDADTLAQVAPAYRPDHGRWIGIAARSTVFVYNPAKLSEAQLPKSLMDLAKPEWKGRWAASPSGADFQAIVSAVLALKGEKATLDWLKAMKTNFVAYKGNSTVMKAVNADQIDGGVIYHYYRFVDQAKTGENSKNTQLHYFKHQDPGAFVSISGGGVLASSKHQQQAQAFVKWVTGKSGQEILRTNNAFEYAVGNNAASNPKLVPLKDLDAPKVEPSSLNSKKVIDLMTEAGLL, encoded by the coding sequence ATGAAATTTGGCGTATCGTCCCTTTGCTCCATCGCAGTAGTGACTTCATCTATTCTGCTGTCGTCATTTGCCAGTGCGGCGGATAACAACGAAGGAATCGTGGTTTATAACGCCCAGCATGAAAATCTGGTTCAGTCTTGGGTCGATGGCTTCACCAAAGAGACGGGCATCAAAGTCACTCTGCGTAACGGCGGCGACAGTGAGTTAGGCAATCAACTGGTGCAGGAAGGCAGTGCGTCGCCTGCGGACGTTTTCCTTACCGAAAACTCTCCTGCGATGGTACTGGTTGATAACGCGAAATTATTCGCACCTCTGGATGCCGATACCCTTGCGCAGGTCGCTCCAGCATATCGTCCGGATCATGGGCGCTGGATTGGCATTGCCGCCCGTAGCACCGTGTTCGTGTATAACCCTGCAAAACTGAGCGAAGCGCAATTGCCAAAATCCTTAATGGATTTGGCTAAACCTGAGTGGAAAGGGCGCTGGGCTGCTTCCCCGTCAGGTGCTGATTTCCAGGCGATCGTGAGCGCCGTTCTGGCACTAAAAGGCGAGAAAGCAACGCTGGATTGGCTGAAAGCAATGAAAACAAACTTTGTTGCTTATAAAGGCAATAGCACTGTCATGAAAGCCGTGAACGCAGATCAAATTGATGGTGGGGTGATTTATCACTATTACCGTTTTGTTGACCAGGCCAAAACTGGCGAAAACAGCAAAAACACACAACTCCACTACTTTAAACATCAGGACCCGGGCGCATTTGTCAGTATCTCTGGCGGCGGTGTTCTGGCTTCCAGCAAGCATCAACAGCAAGCTCAGGCCTTCGTGAAGTGGGTGACCGGTAAATCTGGTCAGGAAATTCTGCGTACTAACAATGCGTTTGAATATGCGGTCGGTAATAACGCGGCATCTAACCCTAAACTGGTTCCACTGAAAGATCTGGATGCGCCGAAAGTTGAGCCGTCATCA